CCAGCTGGTAGCGGACAGCTGCTGTAATGCATGGGCAGCATTGCCTGTGTTGGGAATGGGAATGCCAAAGCACAGCTGGTCGAGGTGAAAAGTGAAATGTAACGCACACcaattttctattttctttttttttctttctttgaagTGCTGGCTACTGGCACTGTTTAGTGATTGATCAACAAGAAGAATTGCCTCACTCTGCTCCAGAGTGCATTTAATTAAGCAAGGTTTCGGTGAGGTTGCATTCCGATGTCAAGGGAAAGGTCATTGCCTGATCCTTCCCAAtcacatctctatctctcccatctCAATCCTTAAAAACACAAAGCCACACCAATTCACCGTACCATGAATGGGAAGTTTGGCCCAGGTAATTTCCTAATCacaccccatctccctctcccactctcttcctgtctcatTTCACCATCTCAAATGAATGCGAGAAAGTCCaggaaaaatatataaatatgtaagAGCTCTCACCGGAGGTGCCTGTTGGGCAGACGCACTGGTACTGGTTGACCATGTCAATGCAGCGTCCGCCATTTTGACAGGGGCTGCTGTGGCACTCCTGGATCTGGACGTTGCAGATGGCGCCCATGTAGCCTGGGTCGCACTCGCACTTGTAGCTGGCGATGCCGTCCTTGCACACGCCGTGGTGGCAGGGCTTGGGGTTGCAGTCGTCAATGTTCTCCATACACAGCGGGCCCGTGAAGCCTACAACAATTCAATGCATATAATTAGTATGACACAATGGTACTAATATGCTACAATTTCTACCCCACCATTTCACCAGTATGGAACAATCAGTGTTTCACTACAGGACACATAGAGTCAATATCTCATAATGAATCCAAGATGTTACTGTAATCTGTAGGGCAATCAGTAAACATGACTCACTAAAATGACTCAATAAAAATGAATCACTATGACTTAACACCCCAGCACCTCGCCAACACgacagaggtttaaaaagtcctttattggagcAAATGTCAAGCTATTAcagaacatcattttttccaagcggaacaaaaacaagacagagaaagacagagctagagagaaaATAATAGTTGATGTGCCTGCAGTGTACAGACATATCTACACTGTCATatagagagagatcagagagagagagagagagagagaaagagagagatagagaccgagagagcatatgtgtgtgtgtgacggtggtcATTGTGCTCGTACCTTCGGCGCATTCGCAGTCGTAGCCGTTGGGCCTGTCCCAGCACTTGGCGCCGTTGTGGCACGGCGTGCTGGCGCACTCGTCTATGTCAACCTGGCACGTCTCGCCCGTGAATCCTGCAGGCAAGGGCTTGGCATTAGGTCTCACATTactcaaactcacacatacacacgcacacgcacacacacacacacgcacacacacgcacacgcacatacacacacacacacacacacacacacacacacacacacacacacacacacacacacacacacacacacacacacacacacacacacacacacacacacacacacacacacacacacacacacacacacacacacacaatcacaagctCAGACAGAGTAAGGACAAGAAAGTCCCACGGATAGATTAGCGAGATAAAGGTTGAATCTGTAATTTAAAGAAAGTGTGAACATTCTAGAGTGGAATAAACAACACCACTTGCAACTTCCCCTTCCACAATTTTGACGTGAAACGGGAAGACCAGCCCAAGGATGTGACGTGTCCACTGGTATTTAAAGAATGAAATCCAATTGCAGGGCTAATTGGAACTGAGTCTTTTTGGGGATGGTGTCTGTTGGTGACGGGCTTAATACATTACAAAAGCAGCAAGATACCAAGGCACTCAACTTAACATGAGTTTATGAAAAGGGCAATGCATGTTTAGGTATTCATGGAATTCTAGGGGTTAAGGGTCAAGAGTGTGTGGTGATGTAAACAGGGAGGAAGCAGGCGTGGGACACTTCACTGGTGTTGCGTATGTGTGCAAGTGATTTGTGAGCTTTCGGAACTCTCTAAACATTTGGGCTGgatgggaggctgtgtgtgtgtttttttttttttggggggggggggggggggggggggggggggcagaacagTGCATGAGGCAAAGGCAGAGAgaacgtgtgtgagtgagtgagtagatgagttagtaagagagagacagacagacaaaaagtcagtcagacagacaaaggCGCATGATAAGCTGTGCTCAGACCTTGAGGACATTCACAGACGAAGCGGCTGACTTCATCTATACACTTCCCACTGTTGAGGCACGGAGAGCTGTTGCACTCATTGATGTCATTCTCACAGTGCTCGCCCTCaaaacctagagagagagagaggtgtagagggagggagagagagagagagagagagagagagagagagagagagagagagagagagagagagagagagagagagagagagagagagagagagagagagagagacagagacagagacagagagagacagagagagaggaggatagagattTGAGATTTGAAACTCATTTATTGGACTTCACCACCAGTTCAGAACATACAATATGTCCCCTACAACATCTCCCCTCGGCAtgagaaggggagagacagagagagaaatacagagtggAAACCAGGAAGTGTGTCTGGTTACATGGGGCAACATTTCAAATACAGATGATGCGTCATAGGCGTGAAATTCGTGTGGGTGTATGTAAATGCATATTGGCATGAAAATTCCTCAccacactgtgtgtctgtgtgatcgcTGGTGTGAAGGAAGTTATCAAGTTATAGTTAAAGTTATGATAAAAGTTAAGTTAAAGTAATAACTTCAAAAGTTGTGCATGtatgtcctcgtgtgtgtgtgtgcatgtgcatgtcctcatgtctatgtgtgtgagagtgtgtgtgtgttcgcgtgtgtgtgtgtgtgtcctcatgtccgtgtgtgtgtgtgtgtgcgtgcgcgcgtgcgtgcgtgcttgcgtgcgtgcgtgcgtgcatgcgtgtgcgtgtgtctaaccTACCCGGCATACAGATGCAGGTGTACTTTCCGATCTGGTCCAGGCAGGTGGCATCGTTCTTGCAGGGGTTGAACAGACACTTGTTGACGTCCTGCTCGCAGCGCGGCCCCGTGTAGCCCGCCACGCAGTTGCAGGTGAACGACCCCTCCGTGTTTATACAGTTGCCGTTGTGCTCACAGGAATTTGCACCTGAAAGGGACAGCGAGGGGGCAGGGTTGAGGGCAACACTTCATCGCCACAACCTTATCACCCGCCTCAAATGCACATACTATGTAttcaaactaggggtgggcaaacttgaacatctttaatcgcattaactcaatgactttctgtgataaatcgcgattaatcacatagCGCGCGGAACCCAAATATGAATTCAAAAGCCGCTTAAAAAATGTCAGTTACCAAATCACTTATTACACCGTAATTATCATATATTACAGACGACCACAGAAAGAAATGGAATCTTTGCTGGGTTTTTTAAACAGACTATCTACATTGACATTTTCtaagatgaagtagaccaatcataatcataatttgcatatgtaggctactgtaacctgtgtaataggcctatatctatctttcaaaatagaaatgggcctatttgtcaatctaggcctacatatcacaCTAAGTTATAAAGCATGCCCataactaatgaaacaaattattgtagaggagagggtttttttgcatacaattaggcctactaggCTATTTAAGATTAGAGTATCACcattattgcatacaattattaaactaTAGGCTATTTAGATTGAACTGAAGCTGaaatattagaaactcaaattaggatagtctacatgtttcctggtgaaccagaagctatgtgttgacgcccagggggctgggctacacaaaccttctggtgcacctgtgattcgctctcctcctccgtttacgaaataaacggggcagctcgacgaatcaggatcgtagggagggatttcagtgggtatgacgtttatcgaacgcaacaccctcccccagggtagttcggctgtgcccgccccctccctgaatcacaacagtaatggcggcgtgcgaggagttatcatgcgtcgggatggaagcagcaatttcagcggtgttatccaaaatacctcaagttgattttctaaaggacgttgttctgttttggttcccgacctggcggcgctgacgtgacgacacgtcctacgtcacaaagcttcaacgtgagtggtcgaagtgtcatgtcattcatatgaggttgctccaaccgcgtgcaagcatcttttgactaaaccccgcctgcggagacgcgtgaaagggcagtgtgccagtagcctgttacttacaggctactggttcaccaggaaagtctacatgggcctacaagaaacaaaacttgtcacttgaaatgaattaggcaagcaggcgtgtgtgtgaaatgcccctccttccctctctgtcaagagcgtggagtaggcctagcctagaacTGTACCGTCCACACTCCGTCCTCATCTATtattttggtgttgcagcgactagaaactaatcgactgactgctggCAGTAATTAGGCTACTTTAAATCAATAACGTTGGCATCACAAAACAATAACACAAACGCTGACAACGTGAGGTTGCTGATGTCGGGTGAACTTTTTGGCACGGCGAAATCATACTATGTTGGTGCCGATATGAATGCTGAATGTAACTTTGTGAGGCGCTGAAGTTAAACGCAATTAGACTTCGGCTAAAGATGCATTCTTTTACCGCTGATTTTTCAACTGTGCAACTTCTGCTAGCCTACCATGCATGCACAACGCCAGATGTaggtagaaaccaaaacgttgcctGAGGAATTAATATCTCGCGGTCGGCTTTTTGAGCAAGGCTTTAGTTTTCAGCTATGCACACTGTCAGTCCGCGTGTccttattgacagctgatacattttttttcataacCTTGCGAGTTGCCAAGGCGCACATGCTGTTCGAGAGCTACGCAATGAGGGCTGTAGAACtttgtaccgaaaatgtccattcagaagttttgCCTACTTTATAGACCctgatgtctttttctctgtcagctGTCATTGGTGGTCTCCAACTGCTGCGTCCTGAGTGCGAGGGACAGGGCTTTAAGAGCGCAGACGCTTTCAAAAGAAAAGTATGGTcgcgacggtcataaaaggctaaaaaaacaaacaaaataaaaaaaaaaacaatgcgttAAGCGTTAATAGAATTGTCGGGCGAtactgacctcaatagttaacgcaccgttgacgcgttaacgttgcccagccctaattcaAACACATAATATGTGTGCAAAGCAGAGTGTCTGGTCTCTCTGTAACAATTCCACCATAGTGTTCCACGGACACGGATATTGCTTTAACTTGAGTGAGTGATTGTCAGGCGATTGGTGTGTTGGTGGTGCTTTGATTGCTCACCCAGCCTGCACTCTTCGCACTCGACCACAAGCCAAAGACAAAAACTACCTATAATacctttaaccctttaagacacagtgttataaattataaataataacattattttttctttgttttttttcgccCACGAACATTCCAGGCAGatcccttcttcagcgtgtaatggccaATTTAAAGAAAAATGTCTGAAAAATGTCACTGTCTTATTTCCAtaaaggattttttaaaagaAGTGAGTTGCTCACCCATGCTACACTCATCTATGTCCTCGTAGCAGTTGGATCCCTTGTAGCCTGACTGGCAGTTGCAGTTGAACATGCCGTTGATGGGGTTGGTGTCGCACTGGGAACCCTGGCGGCACGGGTTGTTCTTGCAGGCATCGTCGATGTGGCACAACAggcctgggaggaggaggaggagaacacacacacacacacacacacacacacacacacacacacacacacacacacacacacacacacacacacacacacacacacacacacacacacacacacacacacacacaaataaacaaatttgcacacaccccaaacacagaGAGCGTCACTTTTCGCTTATTCCAGTAAAGTCAATTCAACAGAGGAACAAAATCACGTCAGGACTTGTCCAAAAGTCACAAAAATGGCCACAAGGGAAGGTGCACCTCACAGgttatagtggggtcgtaggcatgtgcattttttgtcagtcatttcaaatttgtgttaaagtttggttttcactcccaagttgaagtttagggtctatagaacaatttgggttcgagtgtcaaacacacagataacaaaatggcctgcggggggcgctctaaaatatataaactgctataactttttattagtttaaccaaatttaacatatgaggtatgcatggattcagcattaagatgaggagctggtgagctaagtatttggttaccagattaaagacacactatgtcataaacacacttttagcccatggacagcaaaattcagggttttttttaagataaagggtggaaatgccctccaagttgcaatgaaacatcatttattgttacaagttattgtaaattaagcctggtatatcattcaacttgatttgttcagaatatccctgaagcacaaagatacctaggatacctatacacaaatatggctgcataaagcctatgtgatatttaggacccaacttgcaactttgagtttatgaatttaggatcacgagtatcaacttttttcgatgaagccatattctattcacacataaaatcacaaaaaaacgttatatctggaagaaaataaatcaataataataataataataataataataataataataataataataataataagactgcatttccggagagacaatgctattggtatgcttgcggattatacacacacacagagctgttgtatacacacacagaaacacgagggaaagagatagaggtgtgtgtgtgtgtgtgtgtgtgtgtgtgtgtgtgtgtgtgtgtgtgtgtgtgtgtgtgtgtgtgtgtgtgtgtgtgtgtgtgtgtgtgtgtgtgtgtgtgtgtgtgtgtgtgtgtgtgtgtgtgtgtgtctgtgtgt
This is a stretch of genomic DNA from Engraulis encrasicolus isolate BLACKSEA-1 chromosome 6, IST_EnEncr_1.0, whole genome shotgun sequence. It encodes these proteins:
- the si:ch73-281k2.5 gene encoding neurogenic locus notch homolog protein 2 is translated as MISEREKPLGEDSEAEGFTTVIYEWIPEKTVEEQDGAIGPHKATADLQRGAAGAPPKCGQYCTDDVDECHLQPNTCQNGGTCNNAPGGYNCVCVNGWSGLDCSENIDDCATAACSKGSTCVDRVASFICQCPIGKTGLLCHIDDACKNNPCRQGSQCDTNPINGMFNCNCQSGYKGSNCYEDIDECSMGANSCEHNGNCINTEGSFTCNCVAGYTGPRCEQDVNKCLFNPCKNDATCLDQIGKYTCICMPGFEGEHCENDINECNSSPCLNSGKCIDEVSRFVCECPQGFTGETCQVDIDECASTPCHNGAKCWDRPNGYDCECAEGFTGPLCMENIDDCNPKPCHHGVCKDGIASYKCECDPGYMGAICNVQIQECHSSPCQNGGRCIDMVNQYQCVCPTGTSGLRWER